In Desulfovibrio sp., a single genomic region encodes these proteins:
- a CDS encoding lipoprotein-releasing ABC transporter permease subunit, translating into MSFELFVALRYLFSRRKQTFIYIISLMSIMGVALGVGALVVVLGVYNGLTTDMRDKILGANAHAIVMSYLPSAFENDDGLLDRIRSVKGVTGATPFIYTEVMLSAGNGVKGVVLRGIDPESGPHVLSMLRQMRTGSAAALQREGTPGLIIGEELAKRLGLVEGSRVNLLSPSGQKTASGYAPRIRPFEVVGIFKTGMFEYDSSLAFVSLAAARDVLGLPDKYLSGVELTVDDLFKADQTSARVATELGSPFYVRSWMEMNANLFAALKLEKIGMFILLTMVVLIGSFSIVTTLVMLVMEKTRDIAIMMSMGATRGMIRRIFMLQGSIIGVIGTLLGYALGLSLGWLLKRYQFIKLPENVYTLDHLPISITPTDVIIVGVSAMLLCFLATLYPARQAARLEPAEALRYE; encoded by the coding sequence ATGTCATTTGAACTCTTCGTAGCCTTGCGCTACCTCTTTTCAAGGCGCAAACAGACCTTCATCTATATAATCTCACTCATGTCCATTATGGGCGTTGCGCTCGGCGTGGGCGCGCTGGTGGTCGTGCTGGGCGTATACAACGGCCTGACCACCGACATGCGCGACAAGATCCTTGGCGCCAACGCGCACGCCATTGTCATGTCCTATCTGCCGTCGGCCTTTGAAAATGACGACGGCCTGCTGGATCGCATCCGCTCGGTCAAGGGCGTCACAGGGGCGACCCCCTTTATTTACACAGAAGTGATGCTCTCCGCCGGAAACGGCGTAAAAGGCGTGGTCTTGCGCGGCATTGACCCGGAATCGGGCCCGCACGTGCTCTCCATGCTACGCCAGATGCGTACAGGCTCGGCAGCCGCCCTGCAAAGGGAAGGCACGCCAGGGCTCATCATTGGTGAAGAACTGGCCAAAAGGCTGGGCCTTGTGGAAGGCAGCCGCGTGAACCTGCTTTCGCCATCCGGTCAAAAGACGGCTTCAGGCTATGCGCCGCGCATCCGCCCCTTTGAAGTGGTGGGCATATTCAAGACAGGCATGTTTGAATACGACTCCTCGCTGGCCTTTGTGAGCCTGGCTGCCGCGCGCGATGTGCTTGGCCTGCCGGACAAATACCTCTCCGGCGTGGAACTCACCGTTGACGACCTTTTCAAGGCGGATCAGACCTCGGCGCGCGTGGCCACCGAGCTTGGCTCGCCCTTCTACGTGCGCTCCTGGATGGAAATGAACGCCAACCTCTTTGCGGCCCTCAAGCTGGAAAAGATCGGCATGTTCATCCTGCTGACCATGGTCGTGCTTATCGGTTCCTTCTCCATCGTGACGACCCTTGTCATGCTGGTGATGGAAAAAACGCGCGACATTGCCATCATGATGTCCATGGGGGCGACGCGCGGCATGATACGGCGCATATTCATGCTCCAGGGCAGCATCATCGGCGTCATCGGCACGTTGCTGGGCTACGCCCTGGGCCTCTCGCTGGGGTGGCTGCTCAAGCGCTACCAGTTCATCAAACTGCCTGAAAACGTATACACGCTTGACCATCTGCCCATCAGCATCACCCCCACCGACGTGATCATCGTCGGGGTCAGCGCCATGCTGCTGTGTTTTCTGGCCACCCTTTACCCGGCA
- a CDS encoding cytochrome c3 family protein — MPYPRKRVWIIGCVIFVACVALAGGGVAYTSSTDFCLSCHEMRVYQEEMRFSSHAKDAQGQAIGCKQCHIPSGNIARMLGAKAWLGIKDVWVHSVDGGDDLNRAAMQPVARRFTDDANCRACHQNLTKNAKNDGPVSEEGRLAHENYEGKNGQSRSGCVGCHRNLAHLPVFDERIPANHTFAQKIKEMRP, encoded by the coding sequence ATGCCCTATCCACGAAAGCGCGTCTGGATCATAGGCTGCGTAATTTTTGTGGCATGTGTGGCTCTGGCTGGCGGCGGAGTGGCGTACACCTCCAGTACGGACTTTTGCCTCTCCTGTCATGAAATGCGCGTTTATCAGGAAGAGATGCGTTTTTCATCACATGCCAAGGACGCGCAGGGCCAGGCCATTGGCTGCAAGCAGTGCCACATCCCCTCGGGCAACATCGCCCGCATGCTCGGCGCCAAGGCGTGGCTGGGCATCAAGGATGTGTGGGTGCACTCCGTTGATGGCGGTGATGACCTGAACAGGGCGGCCATGCAGCCCGTGGCCCGACGCTTCACCGATGACGCCAATTGCAGGGCCTGTCATCAAAACCTGACCAAGAACGCCAAAAACGACGGGCCTGTCTCCGAAGAGGGCAGACTGGCGCACGAAAACTATGAGGGCAAGAACGGCCAGTCCCGCAGCGGCTGCGTGGGGTGCCACCGCAATCTTGCCCACCTGCCCGTGTTTGACGAACGCATACCCGCCAACCACACGTTCGCTCAGAAAATCAAGGAGATGCGGCCATGA
- a CDS encoding nitrate reductase, which translates to MSTSRRDFLKYFAMSAAMAAASGTGLTSLAHAADNKPEKWVKGVCRYCGTGCGVLVGVRDGKAVAIQGDPNNHNAGLLCLKGSLLIPVLNSKERVTQPMLRRQKGGKLEPVSWDEALNLMATKFRHSIDTYGPNSVAWYGSGQCLTEESYVANKIFKGGFGTNNVDGNPRLCMASAVGGYLTSFGKDEPMGTYADMDQATCFFIIGSNTSEAHPVLFRRLARRKQVEPGVKIIVADPRRTNTSRIADMHIAFRPGTDLAFMHSMAWVIINEELDSPRFWQRYVTFMDAEGKPSDFEGYKAFLENYRPEKVAEICRVPVEQIYGAARAFAESSATMSLWCMGINQRVQGVFANNLIHNLHLLTGQICRPGATSFSLTGQPNACGGVRDGGALSHLLPAGRAIPNPKHRAEMEKLWGLPEGRIAPEPGYHTVALFEALGKGDVKCMIICETNPAHTLPNLNKVHKAMSNPESFIVCIEAFPDAVTLEYADLVLAPAFWCERDGVYGCGERRYSLIEKAVEPPAQCRPTVNTLVEFAKRAGVDPKLVNFNNAEDVWNEWRMVSKGTTYDFSGMTRDRLRKESGLIWPCPSEDHPGTFLRYVRGQDPCVPADHPDRFFFYGKPDGKAVIWMRPAKGAAEEPDADYPLYLTSMRVIDHWHTATMTGKVPELQKANPSAFVEINEEDAANSGIKHGDNVILETRRDAMELPARVSDVCRPGLVAVPFFDPKKLVNKLFLDATDPASREPEYKICAARIRKA; encoded by the coding sequence ATGAGTACTTCACGTCGTGATTTTCTGAAATATTTTGCCATGTCGGCCGCCATGGCTGCGGCTTCGGGCACGGGACTGACCTCATTGGCCCATGCGGCCGACAACAAGCCCGAAAAATGGGTCAAGGGCGTGTGCCGCTATTGCGGCACGGGCTGCGGGGTTCTTGTGGGCGTCAGAGACGGCAAGGCCGTGGCCATTCAGGGCGACCCCAACAACCATAATGCGGGCCTTTTGTGCCTCAAGGGCTCGCTGCTCATCCCCGTGCTCAATTCCAAGGAAAGGGTCACGCAGCCCATGCTGCGCCGCCAGAAGGGCGGCAAGCTCGAACCCGTGAGCTGGGACGAGGCCCTCAACCTCATGGCCACAAAGTTCCGGCACAGCATAGACACTTACGGGCCCAACTCCGTGGCCTGGTACGGCTCCGGGCAGTGCCTCACAGAAGAAAGCTATGTGGCCAACAAGATTTTCAAGGGCGGGTTCGGCACCAACAATGTGGACGGCAACCCCCGCCTGTGCATGGCCTCGGCCGTTGGCGGCTATCTGACCAGCTTCGGCAAGGATGAGCCCATGGGCACCTACGCCGACATGGATCAGGCCACCTGTTTTTTCATCATCGGTTCCAACACGTCCGAGGCGCACCCGGTGCTTTTCCGCCGTTTGGCCCGCCGCAAGCAGGTGGAGCCGGGCGTGAAGATCATTGTGGCTGATCCGCGCCGTACCAATACCTCCCGCATAGCGGACATGCACATCGCTTTTCGTCCGGGCACAGACCTGGCCTTCATGCACAGCATGGCCTGGGTCATCATCAATGAAGAGCTGGACAGCCCGCGCTTCTGGCAGCGCTACGTCACCTTTATGGATGCCGAGGGCAAGCCTTCTGATTTTGAAGGCTACAAGGCTTTTCTTGAAAACTACCGGCCGGAGAAGGTGGCGGAAATATGCCGTGTGCCCGTCGAGCAGATTTACGGGGCCGCCCGTGCTTTTGCCGAATCCTCCGCCACCATGAGCCTTTGGTGCATGGGCATCAACCAGCGTGTGCAGGGCGTTTTTGCCAACAATCTCATCCATAACCTGCACCTGCTCACCGGGCAGATATGCCGCCCCGGGGCCACGTCGTTTTCGCTCACAGGGCAGCCCAACGCTTGCGGCGGCGTCCGCGACGGCGGCGCGCTTTCGCATCTGCTGCCCGCCGGGCGGGCCATCCCCAATCCCAAGCACCGGGCTGAAATGGAAAAACTGTGGGGCCTGCCCGAAGGACGCATCGCGCCCGAACCGGGCTATCACACGGTGGCCCTGTTCGAGGCCCTCGGCAAGGGCGACGTGAAATGCATGATCATCTGCGAGACAAACCCGGCCCACACCTTGCCCAACCTGAACAAGGTGCACAAGGCCATGTCCAACCCCGAATCCTTCATCGTCTGCATTGAGGCCTTTCCCGATGCGGTCACGCTGGAATATGCCGACCTCGTGCTTGCCCCGGCTTTCTGGTGCGAGCGCGACGGCGTGTACGGCTGCGGCGAGCGCCGCTATTCGCTTATTGAAAAGGCCGTGGAGCCTCCGGCCCAGTGCCGCCCCACGGTCAATACCCTGGTGGAGTTCGCCAAGCGCGCGGGCGTGGACCCCAAGCTTGTGAACTTCAACAACGCCGAGGACGTCTGGAACGAATGGCGCATGGTCTCCAAGGGCACCACCTATGATTTCTCCGGCATGACACGGGATCGCCTGCGCAAGGAGTCCGGCCTGATCTGGCCCTGCCCCAGCGAGGATCATCCCGGAACGTTTTTGCGCTATGTGCGCGGGCAGGACCCCTGCGTTCCGGCGGACCATCCGGACAGATTCTTCTTTTACGGCAAGCCAGACGGCAAGGCCGTGATCTGGATGCGCCCGGCCAAGGGCGCGGCCGAGGAGCCGGATGCCGACTATCCTTTGTACCTTACGTCCATGCGCGTCATCGACCACTGGCATACCGCTACCATGACGGGAAAGGTGCCGGAACTGCAAAAGGCCAATCCGTCTGCCTTTGTGGAAATAAATGAAGAAGATGCGGCAAATTCTGGCATCAAGCACGGCGATAACGTCATCCTGGAGACGCGGCGTGACGCCATGGAGCTGCCCGCACGGGTCAGCGACGTCTGTCGGCCCGGCCTTGTGGCAGTGCCGTTTTTTGACCCCAAAAAACTGGTGAACAAGCTTTTTCTGGATGCCACCGACCCGGCGTCGCGTGAGCCGGAATACAAGATATGCGCCGCGCGCATTCGCAAGGCATAG
- a CDS encoding chaperone NapD: MAIAGVVVSCLREHLLPLCSELRATRGVLEVQEVPDADKLAVVLESSSRTLQGYLEYVNGLPHVLALDVAFINYEDDMDSTGHMPCPPHRPKGHGPSPVVEGAGEGGLQ; this comes from the coding sequence ATGGCTATAGCGGGTGTTGTGGTCAGTTGCCTGCGTGAACATTTGCTGCCGCTGTGCAGCGAACTGCGGGCAACCAGGGGCGTGCTGGAAGTGCAGGAAGTGCCGGATGCGGACAAGCTGGCCGTTGTGCTGGAAAGCTCGTCACGGACGCTGCAGGGATATCTGGAATACGTGAACGGCCTCCCCCATGTGTTGGCCCTCGACGTAGCTTTTATCAACTATGAGGATGATATGGATAGCACCGGGCACATGCCTTGCCCGCCGCATCGGCCCAAAGGGCATGGGCCGTCGCCGGTGGTGGAAGGCGCGGGTGAGGGAGGGCTCCAATGA
- a CDS encoding 4Fe-4S dicluster domain-containing protein: MSLLLPPLRPPGAAAEEDFLRQCVRCGQCVTVCPHKSLELMGGIGSSRRTPRVVPRETPCYLCMKCPPVCPSGALNAAVTDMAHAGMGRAYILKDRCHNYTNGVMCMTCYDRCPLRGSAVVLSDGVTPAITRACVGCGICEYVCPVKAVEVWPASSRRRPLNAVPTLDVPGGGV; the protein is encoded by the coding sequence ATGAGCCTGCTTCTTCCGCCGCTGCGACCGCCTGGCGCGGCGGCGGAAGAAGATTTTTTGCGCCAGTGTGTGCGTTGCGGGCAATGTGTGACCGTATGCCCGCACAAGAGTCTGGAACTTATGGGCGGCATCGGGTCATCCCGCCGGACGCCGCGTGTCGTGCCGCGCGAAACGCCCTGTTACCTCTGCATGAAGTGTCCGCCTGTCTGCCCGTCCGGCGCGCTCAACGCCGCCGTCACGGACATGGCGCACGCCGGAATGGGGCGGGCCTACATACTGAAAGATCGGTGCCATAACTACACCAATGGCGTCATGTGCATGACCTGCTATGACCGCTGCCCCCTGCGCGGTTCGGCGGTGGTTCTTTCAGACGGGGTGACGCCGGCCATAACCAGGGCCTGCGTCGGTTGCGGCATCTGCGAGTACGTGTGTCCTGTGAAGGCGGTGGAGGTGTGGCCCGCATCTTCCCGTCGCAGGCCCCTTAACGCTGTGCCTACGCTGGACGTTCCAGGGGGCGGCGTATGA
- a CDS encoding 4Fe-4S binding protein, whose amino-acid sequence MKWYTLARRCAQLSVLVVFCMLPWINGAGFGQIRGSLFSLHFFGLPFADPVAALQVAAEGMMTAGALLWGAVCSLILALLLGRVFCSWVCPYGFLSELLYSLAGRRIRPKAVAKRETAATQHAVAFAAKGCLFLAGLSLAIFLEYPVLNVLGMPGELSLIPVLVWQGAGALFLLWALALPAAALVLEAISGKRLWCRYVCPQSVLLGAAARCLPAKAPGLRIGWTATQCSCRGEVPCRAACPLQLNPRRPDGPERRDCTVCGECLRACESRGGALGWRVFHRQAERPEE is encoded by the coding sequence ATGAAGTGGTACACTCTGGCGCGTCGGTGCGCCCAGTTGTCTGTTCTTGTGGTGTTCTGCATGTTGCCCTGGATCAATGGGGCGGGCTTTGGGCAGATCAGGGGCAGTCTGTTTTCCCTGCATTTTTTCGGACTTCCCTTTGCCGATCCCGTGGCCGCACTGCAGGTGGCGGCTGAGGGAATGATGACCGCCGGAGCTCTGCTGTGGGGGGCGGTCTGTTCCCTGATTCTGGCTCTGCTTTTGGGGCGGGTATTCTGCTCCTGGGTGTGTCCCTACGGTTTTTTGTCCGAACTGCTCTACAGCCTGGCCGGGCGGAGGATACGGCCCAAGGCCGTGGCAAAGCGTGAAACTGCCGCCACGCAGCATGCCGTGGCCTTTGCCGCCAAGGGGTGTTTATTTTTGGCGGGCCTATCTCTGGCCATCTTTCTGGAATACCCTGTTCTTAACGTGCTGGGCATGCCCGGCGAACTTTCCCTGATTCCCGTACTGGTATGGCAGGGCGCGGGAGCGTTGTTTCTGCTGTGGGCGCTGGCTTTACCCGCTGCGGCGCTGGTGCTGGAAGCCATAAGCGGCAAGCGGCTGTGGTGTCGGTACGTGTGCCCACAGTCCGTGCTGCTTGGAGCAGCGGCCCGCTGCCTGCCCGCAAAAGCGCCGGGCCTGCGCATTGGCTGGACTGCCACGCAGTGCAGCTGCCGGGGGGAAGTGCCGTGCAGGGCCGCCTGCCCGCTGCAACTCAATCCCAGGCGGCCGGACGGGCCGGAACGGCGGGACTGCACCGTTTGCGGCGAATGCCTGCGGGCCTGTGAAAGCCGGGGCGGGGCGCTGGGATGGAGGGTGTTCCATCGGCAAGCCGAGCGGCCCGAAGAGTGA
- the lysS gene encoding lysine--tRNA ligase, with product MENREKKNKKPTIKLGTKSQHAGYFMPMLESFASREGLNEVVKNRVVKSCDLLDAGVPLFPNDFRKEHSISWVLDKFGDLEGEALESQEDVVAIAGRIVSLRSFGKVAFFHIMDQTGRVQCYATREHLDEATHNLVKKLDIGDIVGVSGHLFRTKTGELTIACRKIKLITRSLRPLPEKYHGLKDMETRYRQRYVDLIVTPRAREIFFKRSLIVREFRRFMEDRGFMEVETPMMQPLAGGATARPFKTHHNALDIGLFMRIAPELYLKRLLVGGFEKVFELNRSFRNEGIDTRHNPEFTMCEFYWAYATFEDLMNLTEELFAHLAQCACGTTVVPYQGDMIDLTPGKWTRMSFYDSLTVIGGHQPEFYNDYTQVQNYIRQKGEKAADSESLQKLHAKLFDLDVEGKLIQPHFIYHYPTEISPLSRRNDKDPGITDRFELFITGRELSNAFSELNDPVDQRLRFEDQVREKEAGDDEAHSMDEDYLRALEYGMPPAAGQGVGIDRLVMLLTDSASIREVILFPLLRPEI from the coding sequence GTGGAAAATCGGGAAAAGAAGAATAAAAAGCCTACCATCAAATTAGGCACCAAGTCGCAGCACGCGGGCTATTTCATGCCCATGCTGGAAAGCTTCGCCAGCCGCGAAGGACTTAATGAAGTCGTAAAAAACCGCGTGGTTAAATCCTGCGATTTGCTGGATGCGGGCGTGCCCCTCTTTCCCAATGATTTTCGAAAAGAGCACTCCATCTCCTGGGTACTGGACAAATTTGGCGACCTGGAGGGCGAAGCCCTCGAAAGCCAGGAAGACGTCGTTGCCATTGCCGGGCGCATTGTTTCGTTGCGCTCCTTCGGCAAGGTGGCCTTCTTCCATATCATGGACCAGACGGGCCGCGTGCAGTGTTACGCAACGCGCGAACACCTTGACGAAGCTACACACAATCTGGTGAAAAAGCTGGATATTGGCGATATCGTCGGTGTTTCAGGGCATTTGTTCCGCACCAAGACGGGCGAACTGACCATCGCCTGTCGCAAAATAAAGCTCATCACGCGCTCCCTGCGTCCCCTGCCCGAGAAATACCACGGGCTCAAGGATATGGAAACGCGCTACCGCCAGCGCTATGTAGACCTCATCGTCACGCCGCGCGCCCGCGAGATATTCTTCAAGCGCAGCCTTATCGTGCGCGAGTTCCGCCGCTTTATGGAAGACAGGGGCTTTATGGAAGTGGAAACGCCCATGATGCAGCCCCTGGCAGGCGGCGCGACCGCCCGCCCCTTCAAGACGCACCACAACGCGCTGGATATCGGCCTCTTCATGCGCATCGCGCCGGAGCTGTATCTCAAGCGTTTGCTGGTGGGCGGCTTTGAAAAGGTTTTTGAGCTCAACCGCAGCTTCCGCAATGAGGGCATCGACACGCGGCACAACCCCGAATTCACCATGTGTGAATTTTACTGGGCCTATGCCACGTTTGAAGACCTCATGAATCTTACCGAAGAGCTTTTTGCCCATCTGGCCCAATGCGCGTGCGGCACAACCGTGGTGCCCTATCAGGGCGATATGATAGATCTCACGCCCGGCAAATGGACGCGTATGAGCTTCTACGATTCGCTCACCGTCATTGGCGGACACCAGCCTGAGTTCTACAACGATTACACTCAGGTGCAAAATTACATCCGCCAGAAGGGCGAAAAGGCCGCCGACAGCGAAAGCCTGCAGAAACTGCACGCCAAGCTTTTTGACCTTGACGTTGAAGGCAAGCTTATCCAGCCGCACTTCATCTACCATTATCCCACGGAAATCTCGCCCCTGTCGCGCCGTAACGACAAGGACCCCGGCATCACCGACCGTTTTGAGCTTTTCATCACCGGACGCGAGCTTTCCAACGCCTTTTCCGAGCTCAACGACCCCGTTGACCAGCGCCTGCGCTTCGAAGATCAGGTGCGTGAAAAGGAAGCCGGAGACGACGAGGCCCACAGCATGGACGAAGACTACCTGCGCGCCCTTGAATACGGCATGCCCCCGGCTGCCGGACAGGGTGTGGGCATTGACCGGCTGGTCATGCTGCTGACGGATTCGGCCTCCATCCGCGAGGTTATCCTCTTCCCCCTGCTGCGGCCCGAGATTTAA